From a region of the Mycobacterium sp. SMC-8 genome:
- a CDS encoding mammalian cell entry protein yields MSVGGEHDEPLESAGHQRLVAGIGFTFLAAVILVAAATTGWFGYQALQSNTVHDRNQQFLDAGKTMAAHLTTIDAVSVDEDIRRVVESSTGDFRAEFEKSAAGFADVVRNAQAKSIGTVTAAGIESVDGRSAQILVTTSVQTTNAGTAEPQPRLWRMRVTIEKQGDVPMVSKVDFVS; encoded by the coding sequence GTGAGCGTGGGCGGCGAACACGATGAGCCGTTAGAGAGTGCCGGACATCAGCGGCTGGTCGCCGGTATCGGGTTCACCTTCCTGGCAGCCGTCATCTTGGTGGCCGCTGCAACTACGGGATGGTTCGGGTATCAGGCATTGCAATCGAACACGGTGCATGATCGGAACCAGCAATTCCTCGACGCCGGAAAAACAATGGCGGCGCATCTGACAACAATTGATGCTGTCAGCGTTGACGAAGACATCCGTCGGGTGGTCGAATCGTCGACGGGTGATTTCCGCGCCGAGTTCGAGAAGAGCGCTGCCGGGTTCGCCGATGTAGTGCGCAATGCGCAGGCCAAGAGCATCGGAACGGTCACTGCGGCCGGTATCGAGTCGGTCGACGGTCGCAGCGCCCAGATCCTGGTGACCACTTCGGTGCAGACGACAAACGCCGGTACCGCCGAACCGCAGCCTCGGTTGTGGCGGATGCGGGTGACCATTGAGAAACAGGGAGACGTGCCGATGGTGTCGAAGGTGGATTTTGTGTCGTGA
- a CDS encoding transposase: MGSKSSRRYPDELKARAVQMVVDLRSDTTSEWEAMGRVADLLGVGTAETVRKWVRQAEIDAGGRAGQTSQESEVLRKPRRENAELKRANAILKAASVFFAAELDRPSQ, translated from the coding sequence GTGGGATCGAAGTCATCGAGGCGGTATCCAGACGAGTTGAAGGCGCGGGCGGTGCAGATGGTGGTCGATCTGCGCAGCGACACGACCTCGGAGTGGGAGGCGATGGGCAGGGTTGCTGACCTGCTGGGTGTCGGGACAGCCGAGACGGTGCGCAAATGGGTCCGCCAGGCCGAGATCGACGCCGGTGGTCGGGCCGGGCAGACCAGCCAGGAATCCGAGGTGCTGCGCAAGCCGCGCCGGGAGAATGCCGAACTCAAGCGGGCCAACGCGATCTTGAAGGCGGCATCGGTTTTCTTCGCTGCCGAGCTCGACCGGCCCTCTCAGTAG
- a CDS encoding enoyl-CoA hydratase/isomerase family protein: MTAISPAAPIALDVEGGIARLRLNRPEVSNGLNVELLKALHEAILACHADPRVRVVLLTGEGRNFCAGGDIHTFESKGADLPDYLREATAWLQLASAALIQLRVPVVTAVQGFAAGGGGLGLVCASDIVIAGESAKFFSGAVRVGMAPDGGVSVTLTQLVGLRQALRIVLTNPTITAAEALHIGLITEVTADGELEARAEELAGQLAQLPTQALSATKRLVWSGVGASVEQRLAEEARTVSELSGTADALEGLRAVIEKRPPRFQK; encoded by the coding sequence GTGACGGCGATCAGCCCCGCGGCGCCAATCGCACTCGACGTAGAGGGCGGAATCGCCCGTCTGCGACTGAACCGGCCGGAGGTCTCCAACGGTTTGAACGTGGAGCTTCTCAAGGCCCTGCACGAGGCGATCCTGGCCTGCCACGCCGATCCCAGGGTCCGCGTCGTGCTGTTGACCGGTGAGGGCCGGAACTTCTGTGCCGGCGGCGACATACACACGTTCGAATCCAAGGGCGCTGACCTCCCGGACTACCTGAGGGAGGCGACGGCCTGGCTACAGCTGGCCTCCGCGGCACTGATCCAGCTGAGGGTCCCCGTGGTGACCGCGGTGCAGGGCTTCGCCGCCGGTGGTGGTGGGCTGGGACTGGTGTGCGCCTCAGACATCGTGATCGCGGGTGAATCCGCGAAGTTCTTCTCCGGGGCCGTGCGCGTCGGGATGGCACCCGACGGCGGGGTGTCCGTGACGCTTACCCAACTGGTCGGGTTGCGGCAGGCGCTGCGGATCGTGCTGACCAATCCGACCATCACCGCCGCCGAGGCGTTGCACATCGGTCTGATCACCGAGGTCACCGCGGACGGCGAACTAGAGGCTCGCGCCGAGGAGCTGGCCGGGCAACTGGCCCAGTTGCCCACCCAGGCGCTGTCCGCCACCAAGCGGCTGGTGTGGAGTGGCGTCGGCGCATCGGTGGAACAGCGCCTGGCCGAGGAAGCCAGAACCGTCTCGGAGCTCTCCGGCACGGCCGACGCGCTGGAGGGATTGCGAGCCGTCATCGAGAAGCGGCCGCCGAGGTTCCAGAAATGA
- a CDS encoding CAP domain-containing protein: MADIGVRSGVIGGPAIALLSACLAVTVVNSPTAQADNRRLNESVVVNVDTIQQQHGCKTGIRIDPKLRLAAQWHANDVLNNRALNGDIGSDGSTTQERVANAGFQGIGATTVAINPALAISGIEIIRQWYFRPDYMAIISNCAFTRIGVWSENRVDRSVVVAVYGQPA, translated from the coding sequence ATGGCTGATATCGGCGTTCGATCCGGTGTGATTGGGGGGCCTGCGATTGCGCTCTTATCCGCATGTCTGGCGGTCACCGTCGTCAACTCGCCGACAGCCCAGGCGGACAATCGCAGGTTGAACGAGAGCGTTGTCGTGAACGTCGATACGATTCAGCAACAGCACGGCTGTAAGACAGGTATCAGAATCGACCCCAAGCTGCGACTCGCGGCGCAGTGGCACGCCAACGATGTTCTCAACAACCGGGCGCTCAACGGCGACATCGGTTCCGACGGCTCGACGACGCAGGAACGCGTGGCCAACGCCGGTTTCCAGGGAATCGGCGCCACAACAGTCGCCATTAATCCTGCGCTGGCTATCAGTGGAATTGAGATCATACGGCAGTGGTACTTTCGGCCCGACTACATGGCGATCATCTCGAACTGCGCATTCACCCGGATCGGAGTCTGGTCCGAGAACCGTGTGGATCGCAGCGTTGTGGTCGCCGTGTACGGCCAACCAGCATGA
- a CDS encoding IS30 family transposase, whose product MSPYSWPAPSGRYLTFPEREEIALLRVQGKGTREIASALGRSPSTISRELRRNAATRSGTLQYRASVAQWKAELFARRPKATKLETNPKLREYVHQRLSGQIHDAEGNVVAGPAVGQWTGRNKPHRADRRWVQAWSPEQIANRITIDFPDDPSMRISHEAIYQALYIEGRGGLDRDEILSLRTGRALRMPRARSKRVAWAHVTEDTVISNRPKEADDRSVAGHWEGDLIIGLGRSAIGTVVERKTRYTMLVHLPRKDGWGVSKPVKNGPALGGYGALSMNAALEAELTKIAEPLRKSLTWDRGKELSAHTALTDTTGVRVYFADPHSPWQRGTDENTNGLLRQYFPKGTDLSRWTSTELQAVADTLNNRPRKILKWRTPAELMRDELSSIEDTVASTS is encoded by the coding sequence ATGTCCCCGTACTCTTGGCCGGCGCCTTCAGGTCGCTACTTGACCTTTCCCGAGCGAGAAGAGATCGCATTACTTCGCGTGCAGGGTAAAGGAACTCGAGAGATCGCTTCGGCTTTGGGACGGAGTCCATCGACGATCTCGCGGGAGCTGCGCCGCAACGCAGCAACCCGAAGCGGAACACTGCAGTACCGGGCGTCGGTAGCTCAATGGAAGGCAGAACTGTTCGCCCGCCGACCGAAGGCCACCAAGCTGGAGACCAACCCGAAGCTGCGCGAGTACGTCCATCAACGACTGTCTGGCCAGATTCATGATGCCGAGGGCAACGTGGTCGCCGGACCCGCGGTCGGGCAGTGGACCGGCCGCAACAAGCCGCATCGGGCCGATCGTCGCTGGGTGCAGGCATGGAGCCCAGAGCAGATCGCGAACCGGATCACGATCGACTTTCCCGATGATCCATCGATGCGGATCAGCCACGAGGCGATCTACCAGGCCTTATACATCGAGGGCCGCGGTGGCCTCGACCGTGACGAGATCCTGAGTCTGCGCACGGGTCGAGCGTTGCGCATGCCGCGAGCCCGCTCAAAGCGAGTCGCGTGGGCGCATGTCACCGAGGACACCGTGATCAGCAACAGGCCGAAGGAGGCGGATGACCGCAGCGTTGCCGGCCACTGGGAGGGAGATCTCATCATCGGGCTTGGACGCTCGGCGATCGGCACGGTTGTCGAGCGCAAGACGCGCTACACCATGCTTGTTCACCTGCCACGCAAGGATGGGTGGGGGGTGAGTAAACCGGTCAAGAACGGCCCGGCCCTCGGCGGCTATGGTGCGTTGTCCATGAACGCCGCGCTGGAAGCGGAGCTGACGAAAATTGCAGAGCCGCTGAGAAAGTCACTGACCTGGGACCGAGGCAAGGAACTATCTGCTCACACCGCGTTGACCGATACGACCGGTGTGCGGGTGTACTTCGCCGATCCGCACAGCCCGTGGCAGCGCGGTACCGACGAGAACACCAACGGTCTCCTTCGGCAGTACTTCCCCAAGGGGACTGACTTATCACGTTGGACATCAACAGAATTGCAAGCTGTTGCCGACACATTGAACAACCGTCCGCGCAAGATCCTCAAGTGGCGAACACCCGCCGAACTGATGCGCGATGAACTATCCTCGATCGAGGATACTGTTGCGTCGACCAGTTGA
- the fabG gene encoding 3-oxoacyl-ACP reductase FabG produces MLSDRVAVVTGAGQGIGREIARSLRSFGASVVLVDIDGDAAKVAADDVGGLGLACDVTSEEQVRAVVADTLSEFGRLDVFVNNAGVTRDASLKKMTVDQFDTVVTVHVRGTWLGVREASAAMREAKSGSIVNISSLSGKSGNPGQTNYSAAKAGIVGLTKAAAKELAHHNVRVNAVQPGLIRTPMTAAMPPEVFAEREAAVPMRRAGEPAEVAGAVVFLASDLASYITGTVIEVGGGRYI; encoded by the coding sequence ATGCTCTCGGACCGCGTTGCCGTCGTCACCGGTGCCGGACAGGGTATCGGCCGCGAGATCGCCCGGTCATTGCGGTCCTTCGGCGCGAGCGTGGTGCTGGTCGATATCGACGGCGATGCGGCCAAGGTCGCCGCCGACGACGTCGGGGGCCTGGGGTTGGCCTGCGACGTCACATCGGAAGAGCAGGTCCGTGCGGTCGTCGCCGACACCTTGTCCGAGTTCGGCCGGTTGGATGTGTTCGTCAACAACGCCGGGGTGACAAGGGATGCGTCCCTGAAGAAAATGACCGTGGACCAGTTCGACACCGTCGTCACCGTGCACGTGCGAGGCACCTGGCTGGGGGTGCGCGAGGCGTCGGCCGCGATGCGCGAGGCGAAGTCCGGAAGTATCGTCAACATTTCCTCACTGTCCGGTAAGTCCGGAAACCCCGGGCAGACGAACTACAGCGCGGCCAAGGCGGGAATCGTCGGACTGACCAAGGCCGCCGCCAAGGAGTTGGCCCACCACAACGTCAGGGTCAACGCCGTCCAGCCGGGTCTCATTCGCACGCCGATGACCGCCGCCATGCCGCCCGAAGTGTTCGCCGAACGCGAGGCGGCGGTGCCGATGAGGCGCGCCGGAGAGCCCGCCGAGGTTGCCGGTGCCGTGGTCTTCCTGGCCTCCGACCTGGCCAGTTACATCACCGGCACGGTGATCGAGGTGGGCGGAGGCCGGTATATATGA
- a CDS encoding aromatic ring-hydroxylating dioxygenase subunit alpha has product MTSELTGTKPPDLGAESTSRFSALIKSDKVHGSLYTDPTIFAEELQKIWYRTWVFVGHESEVAQPGDYVRKKLGLQDIIMTRDRDGGVHLLLNRCAHRGNQVCDDLKGNSGTFRCPYHGWTYRNTGELIGFPFNKGYNTRKLDLAMGRVPRVESYHGFVFGSFAEEGPTLKEHLGAAAGEIDRLVRLSPLGRVDLSAGWLQHDTGANWKLLAENETDGYHPQFVHGSIFGVTGSTIGPLYSDASTAVTRNLGNGHSENDLRPEFRKFAEPMRWFGTTEQRVPNYVAAMRELHGESAEQILIEGAPHVMIFPNLFIAEIQVFNIQPVSVNHCVQYSTAVQLAGAPELNKRMVSQCVGSVGPAGMLLADDTEMYERNQLGIESLQPEWLDVRRGLHRERIDDNGFTIGMATDETGMRGFWSHYASMMEAP; this is encoded by the coding sequence ATGACTTCAGAATTGACGGGCACCAAGCCACCGGATCTCGGCGCCGAGAGCACCAGCCGCTTCTCGGCCCTGATCAAGAGCGACAAGGTGCACGGCTCGCTGTATACTGATCCGACGATCTTCGCCGAGGAGCTGCAGAAGATCTGGTACCGCACCTGGGTTTTTGTCGGCCATGAGAGTGAGGTCGCGCAGCCCGGCGACTACGTGCGCAAGAAGCTCGGCCTGCAGGACATCATCATGACCCGCGACCGTGACGGCGGAGTTCACCTGCTGCTGAACCGCTGCGCACACCGCGGAAACCAGGTGTGCGACGACCTCAAGGGCAACTCGGGGACGTTTCGCTGCCCCTATCACGGGTGGACGTACCGCAACACCGGCGAGCTGATCGGCTTTCCGTTCAACAAGGGGTACAACACGCGCAAGCTCGACCTGGCGATGGGACGCGTTCCCCGCGTCGAGTCCTACCACGGGTTCGTCTTCGGCAGCTTCGCCGAAGAGGGGCCCACCCTGAAGGAGCACCTCGGTGCCGCCGCCGGGGAGATCGATCGGCTGGTCCGGCTGTCACCGCTCGGCCGCGTCGATCTGTCGGCGGGCTGGCTGCAGCATGACACCGGAGCCAACTGGAAGCTGCTGGCGGAGAACGAGACCGACGGCTATCACCCTCAGTTCGTGCACGGCTCCATCTTCGGGGTGACCGGAAGCACGATCGGCCCGCTGTACAGCGACGCCTCCACCGCGGTGACGCGCAACCTCGGTAACGGCCACAGTGAGAACGATCTTCGTCCTGAGTTCCGCAAGTTCGCCGAGCCGATGCGCTGGTTCGGCACCACCGAACAACGGGTGCCCAACTACGTCGCGGCGATGCGCGAACTACACGGGGAGTCCGCCGAGCAGATCCTCATCGAGGGCGCACCGCACGTGATGATCTTCCCCAACCTCTTCATCGCCGAGATCCAGGTGTTCAACATCCAGCCTGTCTCGGTGAATCATTGCGTCCAGTACTCCACGGCGGTCCAACTCGCCGGCGCACCGGAATTGAACAAGCGGATGGTGTCGCAGTGCGTCGGATCGGTGGGCCCGGCCGGCATGCTGCTGGCCGACGACACCGAGATGTACGAACGCAACCAGCTCGGCATCGAGTCGCTGCAACCGGAATGGCTCGACGTGCGTCGCGGCCTGCACCGAGAACGGATCGACGACAACGGTTTCACCATCGGGATGGCCACGGACGAGACCGGCATGCGCGGTTTCTGGTCCCACTACGCATCGATGATGGAGGCACCGTGA
- a CDS encoding enoyl-CoA hydratase/isomerase family protein, with product MTPVAVTESAGVGRITLDRPEHMNAISVELGVALERAIRLLGSDPAVNVVLIRGAGGNFSAGGDFGDVERLRGEGPTALRTLFEAFRAACEAIADVEVPVVAAVEGVAAAGGFELMQAADIVLVSDDARIADNHIRFGMIPGGGSTQRLPRLVGGQQAMGLLLSGDRLSGADAARLGLAYRSFPQSEFDEATESFVATMAGRDRSALVAIKRLVVTGLKRPLADGLDEELVEVVRHISEGAGRNGALAFTERGGNR from the coding sequence ATGACACCGGTAGCGGTTACCGAGTCCGCCGGTGTCGGACGGATAACGCTCGACCGGCCCGAACACATGAACGCGATCAGCGTCGAATTGGGCGTGGCACTGGAGCGAGCTATCCGACTCCTGGGGTCAGACCCGGCGGTGAACGTGGTGCTGATCCGAGGTGCCGGTGGAAACTTCTCTGCCGGCGGTGATTTCGGCGACGTTGAGCGACTTCGTGGCGAAGGACCGACGGCGCTGCGGACATTGTTCGAAGCCTTCCGGGCCGCATGTGAGGCCATCGCCGATGTCGAGGTTCCCGTAGTCGCTGCCGTGGAGGGTGTGGCGGCGGCGGGAGGCTTCGAGCTCATGCAGGCCGCGGATATCGTGCTTGTCAGCGACGACGCGAGGATCGCGGACAACCACATCCGATTCGGCATGATCCCGGGCGGGGGGAGCACGCAGCGGCTGCCCCGGTTGGTCGGTGGGCAGCAGGCAATGGGGTTGCTGCTCAGCGGTGACCGGTTGTCCGGCGCGGACGCCGCGCGGCTGGGACTGGCATACCGCAGCTTCCCGCAATCGGAGTTCGACGAGGCGACGGAGAGTTTCGTGGCCACGATGGCCGGACGAGATCGCAGCGCCCTCGTGGCCATCAAGCGGTTGGTGGTCACTGGACTCAAGAGACCACTCGCCGATGGCTTGGACGAGGAACTCGTCGAGGTCGTACGGCACATCAGCGAGGGAGCCGGGCGCAACGGCGCGTTGGCGTTCACTGAACGAGGAGGAAACCGGTGA
- a CDS encoding acetyl-CoA C-acetyltransferase, with translation MRRAAIVAPVRTAVGTFGGSLRPMRAEDLAAKVVETTVQRSGVDPARIEDVVFAQSYANSEAPCIGRWVALHANLPIAVPGLQIDRRCGGGLQAVITAAMTVQTGAADVVIAGGVESMSNIEHYTTTARWGARSGNQILYDRLDRGRERSQPAWRFGEISGMIETAENLASDYGIDRVAADAFAARSHQRAAAAVQAGVFDDEIVAVEVPQRRGDPVIFDRDEGIRPDTSTATLANLRTVTPGGTVTAGNAAQQNDAAAACLVVAEDKLDELGLEPIGYLEGWAAVGCEPSRMGIGPVGAVEKLFSRTGVGFDDLSLIEVNEAFAVQVLAVLSGWGVKLEDVDERLNVNGSGISLGHPIGATGVRILTTMLHELRRRGGGLALETMCIGGGQGLAALFRGVSA, from the coding sequence ATGAGGCGCGCGGCGATCGTCGCGCCGGTTCGCACGGCGGTCGGCACCTTCGGCGGCAGCCTGCGTCCGATGCGCGCCGAAGATCTGGCCGCGAAGGTGGTCGAAACGACGGTGCAGCGCAGCGGCGTCGATCCTGCCCGCATCGAGGATGTCGTCTTCGCCCAGTCCTACGCGAACTCCGAGGCCCCGTGCATCGGCCGCTGGGTGGCATTGCACGCCAATCTCCCGATCGCGGTGCCCGGCCTACAGATCGACCGCCGCTGCGGGGGTGGGCTGCAGGCCGTCATCACCGCCGCGATGACGGTGCAGACGGGCGCGGCAGATGTCGTCATCGCCGGCGGCGTCGAATCGATGAGCAACATCGAGCACTACACAACCACCGCGCGGTGGGGTGCCCGCTCGGGTAACCAGATTCTCTACGATCGTCTCGATCGAGGCCGCGAAAGATCGCAACCCGCATGGCGTTTCGGTGAGATCAGCGGAATGATCGAGACGGCGGAGAATCTTGCCTCGGACTACGGTATCGACCGCGTGGCCGCCGACGCCTTCGCCGCCCGCAGCCACCAGCGCGCGGCGGCGGCAGTGCAGGCCGGAGTCTTCGACGACGAGATCGTGGCCGTGGAGGTACCGCAGCGTCGCGGCGACCCCGTCATCTTCGATCGCGACGAGGGCATCCGGCCCGACACCAGCACCGCAACGCTGGCCAATCTACGAACCGTCACGCCCGGGGGCACCGTCACGGCAGGCAACGCGGCGCAGCAGAACGACGCCGCCGCGGCGTGTCTGGTCGTTGCCGAGGACAAGCTGGACGAACTCGGCCTGGAACCCATCGGCTACCTCGAAGGCTGGGCCGCCGTGGGATGTGAGCCGTCCCGGATGGGCATCGGTCCTGTCGGCGCCGTCGAAAAGCTCTTCAGCCGGACCGGCGTCGGATTCGACGACTTGTCACTCATCGAGGTCAACGAAGCCTTCGCGGTGCAGGTGCTCGCCGTACTTTCGGGGTGGGGAGTCAAGCTGGAGGACGTCGACGAGAGACTCAACGTCAACGGTTCCGGGATCTCACTCGGCCACCCCATCGGTGCCACCGGGGTACGCATCCTCACCACCATGCTGCACGAATTGCGGCGTAGAGGCGGAGGACTGGCCCTCGAGACCATGTGCATCGGCGGCGGTCAGGGTCTCGCCGCACTGTTCCGGGGCGTGTCGGCATGA
- a CDS encoding DoxX family protein, translated as MAAHGYNKFFGGGRIPGTAGWFDSIGMKPGLFHARVAASTEVAAGVGLALGLFTPVAAAGFVALMLVAGWTVHRRNGFFIVKEGWEYNLVLAVAAVAVSGLGPGRISLDHLVFDDTVLHHYLQGWVALAVTAGLGFAGGIGQLAIFYRPGKPA; from the coding sequence ATGGCTGCCCACGGCTACAACAAGTTCTTCGGGGGCGGTCGGATTCCCGGCACCGCAGGCTGGTTCGACAGCATCGGTATGAAGCCTGGGCTCTTCCATGCGCGAGTCGCAGCGTCGACGGAAGTCGCGGCAGGGGTCGGTTTGGCACTCGGGTTGTTCACACCGGTCGCTGCTGCAGGGTTTGTGGCGTTGATGCTCGTCGCGGGTTGGACCGTACATCGCAGAAACGGCTTCTTTATCGTCAAAGAGGGTTGGGAATACAACCTCGTCCTCGCCGTCGCGGCCGTTGCCGTATCCGGGCTGGGCCCCGGTCGAATTAGCCTGGACCATCTGGTTTTCGATGACACAGTCCTGCATCATTACTTGCAGGGTTGGGTCGCGCTTGCTGTCACTGCCGGCCTCGGGTTCGCTGGTGGCATAGGCCAACTCGCGATCTTCTATCGTCCAGGCAAACCTGCGTAA
- a CDS encoding enoyl-CoA hydratase/isomerase family protein, translated as MTSSPQSPDQAAGLVLTEQIDAVAVVTLNRPDKLNAIDIPLRLALAGAIEAADRDASVRAIVLTGAGRSFCSGGDISSMDRMAPGAALERAQLAQRVIRAIWGTGKPVVAAVEGAAFGAGTALAAACDRVVAARDAKFATTFTAVGLAGDMGAYTSLPTRVGVARARQMLMLPEVIGAEEAFSIGLVDALTEPNAALHDALEDAAGLAAGPADALAVIKSLLAVAPGLSPFDVLDREATHQAALFGSDDFVEGITAFKEKRRAVFGAKEGVRE; from the coding sequence ATGACGAGCTCGCCGCAGTCACCAGACCAGGCTGCCGGACTGGTGCTGACCGAGCAGATCGACGCAGTCGCCGTCGTGACGCTGAATCGCCCCGACAAGCTCAACGCCATCGACATCCCGCTGCGGCTGGCCCTGGCCGGCGCCATCGAAGCCGCCGACCGCGACGCGTCGGTGCGCGCCATCGTGCTGACGGGAGCGGGTAGGTCCTTCTGTTCCGGTGGGGACATCAGTTCGATGGACCGAATGGCTCCGGGGGCGGCTCTTGAGCGAGCACAGCTGGCACAGCGCGTGATCAGGGCCATCTGGGGTACGGGCAAGCCGGTGGTCGCCGCGGTCGAGGGGGCGGCGTTCGGCGCCGGGACTGCCCTCGCGGCGGCGTGCGACCGCGTGGTGGCAGCCCGCGATGCCAAGTTCGCGACGACCTTCACCGCGGTCGGTCTGGCCGGGGACATGGGCGCCTACACGTCGTTGCCCACCCGCGTCGGTGTCGCGCGTGCGCGCCAGATGCTGATGTTGCCTGAGGTGATCGGTGCAGAGGAAGCATTTAGCATCGGGCTGGTCGATGCGCTTACGGAGCCGAACGCGGCACTCCACGATGCACTCGAAGATGCCGCCGGCCTCGCCGCAGGGCCCGCCGATGCGCTCGCGGTGATCAAGTCCCTGCTGGCGGTGGCGCCGGGATTGTCGCCGTTCGACGTGCTCGACCGCGAAGCCACTCATCAGGCCGCGCTCTTCGGCAGCGACGACTTCGTCGAGGGCATCACGGCGTTCAAGGAAAAGCGTCGCGCCGTTTTCGGCGCCAAGGAGGGAGTTCGAGAATGA
- a CDS encoding aromatic-ring-hydroxylating dioxygenase subunit beta — protein sequence MTAVPEGYDIRDVEQFLYREARFADESDYDSWEELWTDDALYWVPAGNDSPDPMQSMSVMYDNRSRISTRLKQLRTGRRYAQAPPSNLRRSISNIEMLGGRLTPTGDTDVEIGANMLLLESRARGNHLWGGRVTYRLRRVDGALRMSYKKVVLVDKDKPIPTLGFLI from the coding sequence CTGACGGCGGTGCCCGAGGGGTACGACATCCGCGACGTCGAGCAGTTCCTGTATCGCGAGGCGCGTTTCGCCGACGAAAGCGATTACGACTCGTGGGAGGAGTTGTGGACCGACGACGCGCTTTACTGGGTTCCGGCCGGAAACGACAGTCCCGACCCTATGCAGTCCATGTCGGTGATGTACGACAACCGGAGTCGCATCTCCACCAGGCTGAAGCAGCTTCGGACCGGTAGGCGCTATGCCCAGGCGCCGCCATCGAACCTGCGGCGGTCGATCTCGAATATCGAGATGCTCGGGGGCCGGCTGACGCCGACCGGCGACACCGACGTCGAGATCGGTGCGAACATGCTGCTGCTGGAATCGCGGGCCCGGGGAAATCACCTGTGGGGCGGGCGCGTGACGTACCGGCTCCGCCGTGTCGATGGGGCGCTGCGGATGTCCTACAAGAAGGTGGTCCTGGTGGATAAGGACAAGCCGATTCCCACCTTGGGATTCCTGATCTGA
- a CDS encoding IS3 family transposase — translation MGADGLKWGVESMCAVLSEFGVTIAPSTYYAHRARRGPSKADWADAQVIDAIYRLRASNALYKILGARKTWIVLRTDGLDVSRCVVERVMREMGWRGACKRRRVRTTVADPAATRAPDRVARRFVAQAPDRLWVADFTYCRTRAGWAYTAFVIDVYARKIVGWKVATEMTQKLVTDAINHAVDARKRSGATTLNNLIHHSDAGSQRGFNWSTQQYPRSRIVHRASVRRVFAT, via the coding sequence GTGGGCGCTGATGGTCTCAAGTGGGGTGTCGAGTCGATGTGCGCCGTACTCTCGGAGTTCGGCGTCACGATCGCCCCGTCGACGTATTATGCCCACCGCGCCCGCCGCGGCCCCTCGAAGGCCGACTGGGCGGATGCGCAGGTGATCGACGCGATCTACCGGCTCCGTGCGTCCAATGCGCTGTACAAGATTCTGGGTGCTCGCAAGACGTGGATTGTGTTGCGCACCGATGGGCTCGATGTCTCGCGGTGCGTGGTGGAGCGGGTGATGCGGGAGATGGGTTGGCGTGGTGCGTGCAAGCGGCGCCGGGTCCGTACTACCGTTGCCGACCCGGCCGCGACACGGGCACCGGACCGGGTGGCTCGGCGGTTTGTCGCCCAGGCGCCCGATCGTTTGTGGGTGGCCGATTTCACGTATTGCCGAACCCGTGCGGGGTGGGCGTACACCGCGTTCGTGATCGATGTCTATGCCCGCAAGATTGTCGGCTGGAAGGTGGCCACCGAGATGACCCAGAAGCTGGTGACCGATGCGATCAACCATGCGGTCGATGCTAGAAAGCGTTCCGGTGCAACAACATTGAACAATCTCATTCACCATAGCGATGCGGGATCTCAACGCGGATTCAACTGGTCGACGCAACAGTATCCTCGATCGAGGATAGTTCATCGCGCATCAGTTCGGCGGGTGTTCGCCACTTGA